The sequence TTCCCGTCTCCACCGATCCGATGCGAGTCCGTCAGCTCGTCGACGGCCTCCTCGAGAACGCTCTCCGCGCGTCACCGACGGGTTCCGTCGTCTCCGTCGATGTCACGTCGGTGAAGGATGCTCCTGAGCCGGATCCCGCAGGCGAGGGCGCGCAGATCACGGTCAGCGACCAGGGACCGGGTCTCACCGCCGACGACACGGTCGACGCCTTCGAGCGCGGTGTCCTGCACGACCGCTACCTCGGCGGTCGGAAGGTCGGCACGGGGCTCGGGCTCTCCATCGCCGCGCGGCTCGTCGCTCGTCTCGGCGGGACTATCAGCGCGGGGAGAGCCGACGACGGCGGCGCTCTCTTCACGGTGCGCCTGCCCGGATACCGCTCCGGTCTCGAACACGACCGAGTCGCCCGCTGACGGCCTGGGAGACGACTCAGGGACGACCCTCGCGCAGCCGCTCGGCCGCCGTCGTCGCGGCAGCCACCATCCGGTTCAGGAACGCCTCGACGGCGGCGAGATCCTGAGCCGGCGTCTCGTGGAGGGTGGCGCCGATCTCCGCGACCGAGGTCTCGGTGAATGCCCGGGCGCGCTGCTTGGCGGCCTCCGTGGGACGCAGGGTCACCCGACGGCGGTCGGCGTGCTCGCGACTGCGCTCGAGGAGGCCGGCCGACTCGAGGCGATTCACCAGGACGGCGACCGATCCCGAGGTCATCCCGATGCGCTGCCCCAGCCGACCCGGAGAGAGGGGCTCTCCGTCCGAGTCCGCCCAGAGCACCTGCCCGAGCGCCTGAGCGTCCGTGGTCGGGAGATCCATCCACTCGGCCATGTGCTGATTCAGCTCCGCGAAGGCCACGGACCACCCCCGCAGCGCCTCCATCACCCCGACCTCGGACCTCTCCCACGAGGCTTCGAACACGTCCGCCATCATTTACCTTTACTCTGTAGTAACTGTAATCTGTAGTTTATTCACCGAGGAGAGCCATGTCGAACCGAACAGCAGTCATCTCAGGAGCCAGTATCGCGGGCCTGTCCACCGCCTGGTGGCTCAGCCGGACGGGCTGGGAGGTCACCGTCATCGAGCGGGCCGCCCAGTTCCGTGACGGCGGTCAGAACGTCGACATCCGCGGCGTCGCCCGCGACGTCCTCCGGAGGATGGACCTCTTCGAGGCCGTCGCCGCTCGGAACACCACCGAGACCGGCACCGTCCTGGTCGACGCTCAGGGTGCCGTGACCGTCGAGCTCCCCTCGGACGGCGCCGGCGGAGCGACGGCCGAGCTCGAGATCCTGCGGGGCGACCTCGCCCGGACCCTGCTCGACCACCTCCCCGACGACGTCCACTTCGTCTACGGCGACTCGATCGCCGAGGTCGTCGACACCAGCGACGGCGTCGCCGTCCGGACCGCCGGGGGCCTCGACCTCCAGGCCGACCTGCTCGTCGTCGCCGAGGGCGTCCGATCGAGGACCCGGTCGCTCGTGTTCCGCGAAGACGAGGTCGACGTGCGCGACCTGGACGTGACGATGGTCTTCGGGACCATCCCGCGGACACCTGGCGACGACGACCGGTGGCGGTGGCACAACGCCGTCCGGGGCCGCCAGATCCACCTCCGCCCGGACCCGTACGGGACGATCCGCGCGATCCTGGCCTACTCCCCCGGCGACGACGTCCTCGAGGCCGGCCGCGAGCAGATGCTCGCGCTGGTGCGGGCGCGCTACGCCGACGCCGGCTGGGAGGCTCCGCGCATCCTCGACGCGTTCGAGACGTCGCCCGACGTGTACGTCGACCAGCTGCAGCAGATCCGGATGACCACGTGGCACCGCGGACACGTGGTGATGGCAGGCGACGCCGCGTGGTGCGTCACGCCGATGGGAGGCGGGGGTGCGTCCCTAGCGCTGACCGCCGGATACGTCCTCGCCGCCGAGCTGGCCGGATCCGACGAGACCGAGATGGCCCTGGCGGCCTTCGAGGCGTGGATGAGGCCGCTCGTCGAGGACGTGCAGGATCTGCCCCGCGGTCTCAAGGCCTTCGCCTACCCGCAGACCCGGCCCGGCCTCGCGGTCCGCGGAGTCGTCGACCGGCTGATGACCTCGCGCCCGTTCCGGCCCCTGACCGCGAAGCTCACGCAGGTCGCCGAGACAGACCGCGCTCTGCCGGAGATCCGGGCGTTCGGCGGCCGCAGCGGCTAGCGTCTTTCTTCACGGAACAAGGTCGAACGAGGCCGGTCGGGGGACGACATGGACACTGCATCGCCATCAGAGGCAGGCGCCAGAGCGGCAGGCCGGCCGGCGCCGGGCCGGACTGCGCCCGGCCGCCCCGCACCGGGCCGGCAGGCGCCAGGCCGCCCCGCGCCGGCACCGTTCTCGACGGGGAGCGAGCGCACCGTCCGGGTGGAGAGGCTCGTGGGCCGCGCGTTCGCAGCCGCGTGCCTCGTCTTCGGCGCCCAGACGCTCCCGTTCGCCCTCCGCTCCCCGGAGACGATGAACCCGACCTGGGCGTGGACGGTGGGGCTCGTGCTCTACGGAGTGCTCGCGCTCTGCGTGGTCACGGGCGCGCTCGCCCGGTACGTGCGCCCCGCGGCCATCGCCCTCAGCGCCGTGTTCCTCGTGATCGTCGCGACCTGGCCGTTCGCCGCCGTAGACCTGGGCGCGATCCTGCCGACCCAGCCCTGGCCCTGGTACCTCGTCAACGTGGCCACGGGCGCCGCGGCGATCGTTCTGTCGGCCGTCGTCGCCACGGGCTACGCGCTCGTGCTCACGACCGTCTACCTGCTGGTCCGGCTGACCCCTCCCGGCGGCGCCGCCACTGCCGAGGCGGCCGCCCTCGAGAGCGGCTACGCGTTGATCCTCGGGCTCGGGACGGTGCTCCTGATCGCCGTCGTCCGGAGGTCGGCCGCGTCGGTCGACGCGGCGGCGGCTGCGGCCGTCGACAAGTACGCCACCGCGACGAAGGACCACTCGCTGGAGGTCGAGCGCAACGAGGTGGACGCCCTTCTCCACGACAGCGTGATGGCGGCCCTCCTCGCGGGCAGCCGCGCCTTCACACCGACGGAGCGCCGGTACGCGGTCGGCCTCGCGCGGACCTCGCTCGACGTCATCGCCGACACCTCGGGCTCGTCGGGGACCGACAGCGTGCCGCTCACCGAGGTCGGAGCGCGCTTCTCCGCCATGTGCGTCGAGCTGGGCCTCGAGGCGTCGCTGTCGGCGACGGGGGTCGACGGGGCGACCGTGCCCCGAGCGGTCGCCGACGCGTTCTTCGCGGCCGCCCTGCAGGCCCTGATGAACAGCGCGCAGCACGCCGGGACGGACCGCGTCCGCCGCACCGTGACCGCCGCCTGGGACGACGCCCGGCTCACCGTGGTGCTCGCCGACGACGGCGTCGGCTTCGACCCGTCCCGGCCGACGGCACGGCTCGGCATCCAGAAGTCGATCGTCGGCCGTCTCGAGAGCATCGGCGGGACCGCCGCCGTCGACTCGGCGCCCGGGCGGGGCACTGTCGTCACGCTGACCTGGTCCGCGCAGGGCTCAGGACCTGCCGCTCCCGCCGATCCTGCCCCGCGCGGAGTCCGCGCCGAGGGGTGAGAATGGGTGGCTCCCGATTCTCGGAGGGGGCGGGGACGAGGAGATCGTGGAAGACCTGACGGGCGTGCGCGCCCTGGTGACCGGAGGGACCAGCGGCCTGGGTCGCGCGATGGCCGAGGCCCTCGCCGAGGCCGGCGCCGAGGTCGCTGTCACCAGCCGTTCCGCCGAGCGGGCCCGTGCGGCAGCCGAGAGGATCTCGGGCGCCGTCGGCATCGGCATGGACACGCGCGACGAGGAGGCGGTCGCGCAGGGGGTCGACGGACTCCTGGAGGCCTGGGGTCGGATCGACCTCCTGGTGAACAACGCCGGCATCGGCATGCGCACGGTCAACCCCCGCTTCACCACCGAGCCGCAGGGCTTCTGGACCGTCCCCGTCGACGGCTTCCGGGACGTGATCGAGACGAACCTGACGGGCTACTTCCTGGTGGCCCGGGCGGTCACGCCGTCCATGCTCGCCGCCGGCCGCGGCCGCATCGTCAACATCAGCATGAACCACAGCACGATGAACCGGCGCGGCTTCACCCCGTACGGGCCGTCGCGCGCGGGGGCAGAGGCCCTGTCGCGGATCATGGCTGCCGACCTCGCCGACACCCCGGTCCGGGTCAACGTCCTCCTCCCCGGAGGCATCACCGAGACCGGGATGCTCGACGGCGTCGACCTGCCCGCGGGCGCCTCGATACTCCCGGCCTCGGTCATGGCCGCGCCCATCCGCTGGCTCGCCTCGCCCGCAGCCGCCGACGTCCACGACCGGCGCATCGTGGCCTCGGAGTTCGACCCGGAGGCCCCCCGCCGCTGAGTCGAGACGCGACGCGACGCGACGGGCAGCATCCGGGCCGAGCTCACACCCGCCTCACGCCGACGCCCACGGCTCCTCCGAGATCGTCACGGCCTCTCCGGACGCCGCGGCCTCGTTCAGGGCGAGTCCGACGTGGTGGTCGTGCAGGCCCTCGGCGAGCGGGTACGGAGCCGGGCCCTCGTCGCGGGTCCAGGCTCCGACGCGGTCGAGCAGCACCGCGACGCCGATGTCGTCGTCCATGAGGCGTCCGCCCTCGAACTCGTTGCGGAAGGCGACGCGGCCCTCGAAGGTCAGGTGCTGCAGGTCGGCGCCCTCGTAGTTCATCCCGTGTCCGCTGACGACGCGCTCGATGCGGGAGACGACCGGGGTGACCGGATCGGCCATCCTGACCACCGTCTCGTCGTCGATCTCGCCCTTCGACCCGCGGATGCGCAGGTGGTCGGGGCGGAGCGGGTTCCACCACTGGTTGTCGGTGAAGTCGTAGAGGCCCGACCTGCCCTGACCGAAGTCGAGCGTCGACAGGATCGTCGTCGCCTCCTTCTCGTCGGTGGCGCCCGTCCAGCCGTCGGGCGTGATCGGATCGATCAGCGGTGCCCCGAAGGTCCGGCTCGTGACGGTGACGGGCCCCGGGGCGACGTCGAGGAACGACCGCATCATGGCGACCGCGTGATAGAGGTGCGTCGAGCTCACGTGGACCGAGGTCGGCGTCCCGATGACGCCCTCGCGCACGAGATTCAGTCGCGCGGCGTGCAGGGGCATCAGGGCGTACTGCTCGGCGACCTGCACGAGTCCCGCCGATCCGATGTCGGCCCAGAGGGAGCGCATGGCGTCGAGGTCGGGAGCCGGCGGGGTCTCGGTGAGCACCGGGATCCTGCGGTCCACGAGCGTGCGGATCAGCTCGGGCGTCACGCCCCACGGGACGCTCACGATGACGAAGTCGGGGCGCTCCGCGGCGAGGGTCTCGTCGAGGGTGCGGAACGTGGGCACGGCGAAGTCCCGCTCGATATCCGCGCCCGCCTCCGGGCGGCGGGCGAGGACGCCGGTGACCCGGAAGCGCTGGGGCAGGTCGCGGGCGAGTCGGAGGAACACGCCGGCGCGCCAGCCGTTGCCCAGGATCGCGTAGGTGGTCGGGCGGCCGGGCTCGAGCCCCTTGGTGCGGACCGCGGCGGGGGCGGCGCCGAGGCCGCCGGGGGTGTCTGTCGTCATGGGAGGCCCTTCCTGGCTGTCCTCCCTGCTTACCGGGTCGGACGGGGGCCCGCACCCCGGAGAGGCAGCGGAACCCCCGAGCGCCGGGATTCGAGAGACGCTCGGGGGTTCCGCAGTCGGCAGAAGACGGCAGCAGGATCTCAGGCGGTCGGCGCCCCGAAGCCGTTCAGGCGGGCGAGCGTGGCGGGGTAGGCGCCGTTCGCCTCCGCGAATCGGAGCGGGTGCACGGCCTCGACCAGGATCTCCTGCGCGTCGGGCTGCGACTCGATCAGCGAGATCACCTCGTCGGCGAATGCGTCGAGCGGCATGCCGTGCGAGTCGGTCCCGGGCAGCAGGTCGGTCGCGACGGCCGGCGGCACCAGCTCGACGACGCGCACGGACGTGTCCTCGAGCTGCACGCGGATCGCCTCCGAGAGGTTGTGGATGCCGGCCTTGGTCGCGTCGTAGCTCGGCGTGATCGCCAGGGGGACGAAGGCGAGGCCGCTCGAGACCGTCATGATCGTCGCGGCGGGGCGGGTGCGGAGGTGGTCGACGAACTCGGCGATGAGGCGGATCGGGCCGAGCAGGTTCGTCGTGACGACCTCCTCGGCGTCGGCGAGGAAGCCCGCCGGCGAGTGCCAGTCCTCGCTCCGCATGATGCCCGCCATGGCGACCACCACGTTCAGCTCGGGGTGGGCGGCCAGCACGGTCGCGGAGGCCTCCCGGATGCTCTCGCGGTCGGCCATGTCGATGCGGACGGTGTCGAAGCCGTGCTCGGTCTCGAGCTGCGCGAGGAGCTCGGTGCGGCGACCGCCGATGACGACGGTGTTGCCGCGCTCCTGGAGGCGGATGGCGAGAGCGAGGCCGATGCCGCTCGTGGCGCCGGGGATGAAGACGGTGTTCCCTGTGATGTCCATGACTCGAGTCTCGGCTCGTGCGGCTGAGCGGACCAGGGCGCGGTCATCGGGGGATCCGCGGTCCCTGGTTGGGCCCTCAGCGGCGGACCATACTGACCAGGTGGACCGCACAGCCCTCGCCGACTTCCTCTCCCGGCACCGCGACGCCCTCCAGCCCGCCGACGTCGGGCTCTCCCCCGGCGCCCGTCGACGCGTGCCCGGGCTGAAACGCGAGGAGGTGGCGCTCCTCGCGGCGATGTCGACCGACTACTACGCGCGCCTCGAGCAGGGCCGCGGACCGCAGCCGAGCACGCAGATGCTCGCCGCGCTCGCCCGGGCCCTCCGGCTGACCGGCGTCGAGCGCGACTACCTCTACCGCATCGCCGGCCACTCGGCTCCCGACTCCGTCGCCGTGAGCGACCTCGTGTCGCCGTCGCTGCTGCGCGTGCTCGACCGGCTGAACGACACCCCGGCGCTGATCCTGTCGGCCCTCGGCGAGACCCTCGTGCAGAACGACTCGGCGCGCGCCCTGCTGGGCGACGTCAGCGGGTACTCCGGGCTCGAGCGCAGCAGCGTGCACCGGTGGTTCGTCCGGCCCGAGACCGAGCGGTGGCGCTACCCCGAGCAGGATCGCGACCGGGCCGGCCGCGCGCTGGTCTCGATCCTGCGCTCCGCGTACGGCTCTCTGGGGCCGCGGTCTCGCGCGGGCGAGATGGTCGGCGACCTCCTCGAGCGGAGCGCGGAGTTCCGGGAGATCTGGGAGCGGCACGAGGTGGCGCGCCGCTTCGAGGAGCACAAGACGCTGATCCACCCCGAGATCGGACCGATCGAGCTCGACTGCCAGGTGCTCTTCACGGAGGACCAGTCGCAGACGCTGCTCGTGCTCACGGCACCGCCTCGGAGCGAGTCCGACAGCAAGCTGCGGCTCCTCGCCGTGCTCGGGACGCAGACGATCGGCGAGGCGCGCTGACGCGGGCTGCTGCCCTGTTCGGCTAGCGGACGGCCAGCTCCGCCATCTCGGCGACGGTGCGGACGAGCCGCTCGGCGAGCTCGTCGCGCGAGGTGACGGACGGCCCGTGCAGGGCGACCATGAACGCGCTCATGACGAGGGCGACGGCGAGCCCGGCCGTCTCGGCGCCGATGCGGGCCTCGACGGCGGTGAGGATCTGGCCGCGGAACTCGTTCATCCACGCGTGCATCGTCGGGACGAGCTCGGGCCGGAGGTCCATGAGCTCCTTCATGCGGGCCCGGTCTTCCGGGAGGTCGATCGTCTGCGCGACGACCCGGCAGAGGTCGGGCACGATGCCGACGTCGCCCCGACGTGCGTGGAAGCTCTCGAGCACGTCGTCGCGGAGGACGGGCGAGGTCAGGCCGACGGCAGCGGCGGCCTTCGTCGAGAAGTAGTTGAAGAAGGTGCGGGTGGAGACGTCGGCCTCGGCGCAGATCTCCTCGACGGTGACGCCGGCGAGGCCGCGCTCGCGGACCAGCTCCATCGCCACCTCGTGGAGGAGCTGGCGGGTGCGCTGCTTCTTGCGCTCTCGGAGGGTCGAGGTGTCGGCGTCGGCGGTGACGCTCTCGTTCGAGATGTCTGGTGCGGTGGTGGTCACGGGGTTCTTCCGGGTGGGGGTGCGGTGGAAGCGCGGCCCGCCGCCGATGCGACGGGCCGCGCGCGACTCTACCGGCGCCGGGTCGGAACGGAGCCGGTGTTCGGGCCGGTCGGCGATCCTGCGACCGCTGCGGCACCCGCAGCCCGGGTCACGAGGTCGTCGTCGGCCGCGCTGCTGTCGGCCTGCTCCTGGAGCGCCGAGTTCTGGCGGAGCGGCGGCACCTTGAAGAACAGGGACAGGACGAAGGCGAGCAGGACCACGCCGAGGCCGACCCAGTAGATGCTCACGGCCGAGTCGTTGAACCCGGTCATGAACGGCTTGGTCAGACGAGCGTCGGCGCCGTTCAGGAACGACGTGTCGCTGGTGTCGCTCGCCGACGACGAGCCGGACGAGGTGCCCTTGTCGAGCTGCTTCACGAGCGACGGCACGACCTGGTCGACGTAGTGGCCGCGCTGAGCGGAGTCGGACCAGTCGACCGCGAGCCTGCCGTCGACGACGGAGGCGTCGGCCTGCTTCGCGGCGGCAGACAGAGCCTGCGCCTCGGCGTCCGGCTTGGCAGCGGCGACCTGCTGGTCGATGAGACCCTGCGCGGCGCTCGCGGGAACGGCACCGGCAGCGACCTGCGCCTGGATCGCCGCGGTGACCTTCTGGGTCACGGCCGTGTCGGCGGCCGTGGTCGCGGCGGCGGTGCCCTTGTCGAGGCCGGCCTGGACCTGGCTCTTGATCGGCTTCACGATCGGGTTCCAGATCTGCTTCATGACGCCGGCGTTCTGGCTCGACGACGCGACCGACGGGGTCAGCGCGGCGTCGAGGGCGCTGGTGAGGTCCTGCTTGTCGGCCATGGCGTGCAGGATGTTCGTGGGCATCAGCGAGAACAGGACCGACAGCAGCACCGCGGTGCCCAGGGTGCCGCCGATCTGCCGGAAGAACGTCGACGACGAGGTCGCCACGCCCATGTCGCGCGGCGAGACCGAGTTCTGCGAGGCGAGCGTGATGGTCTGCATCAGCTGACCGAGGCCCAGGCCGATGAAGAACATGCCGATCATCAGGAACCAGAGCGGCTTGTCGATCGTCATGAAGGTCAGGACGAAGAAGCCGATGGCCGTGAAGGCCGTGCCGATGACGGGGAAGATGCGGTAGCGGCCGGTCCGCGACACGATCTGGCCGGAGACGATCGAGGCGATCATGAGGCCGCCGATCATGGGCAGCGTGGCGAAGCCCGACTCGGTCGGGGTGAGGCCGGTGACGATCTGCAGGTAGAGCGGGATCGTGAGGAGCGCGCCGAACATGGCGAAGCCGACCAGGAAGCCGAGGAGCGTCGCCATCGAGAAGGTGCCCGAGCGGAACAGCTTCAGCGGGATGATCGCGTCGTCCTTCATCCGCGTCTCGGCGACGAGGAACGACACCAGGCCGGCGAGACCGATCACGTAGCAGGCGATCGCGAGCCCGGAGCCCCAGCCCCAGGTGCGGCCCTGCTCGGCGACGAGGAGGAGCGGAGCGAGCGTGACGATCACCGAGGTGGCGCCCCACCAGTCGATCCTGGGGGCCCGCTTCTCGCCGACCTTCGGGAGGTGCAGGAAGGCCAGGACCATCAGGAGGGCGGCGATGCCGATAGGAACGTTGACCAGGAACACCCAGCGCCACCCGGTGATGAACAGGATCTGGCTGGCTCCCGAGAAGAGTCCGCCGATCAGCGGCCCGATGACGCTCGAGATGCCGAAGACCGCCAGGAAGTAGCCCTGGTACTTGGCGCGCTCGCGCGGAGCGAGGATGTCGCCCATGATCGCCAGCGGCAGCGACATCAGGGCGCCGGCGCCGATGCCCTGGATCGCGCGGAAGCCGGCGAGCATGAGCATCGAGGTCGAGAACGACGACAGCAGCGAGCCGAGCACGAACACGACGATGCCGAAGATGTAGAGCGGGCGACGGCCGAAGAGGTCGGAAAGCTTCCCGTAGATCGGGGTCGCGATGGTCGACGTGATCAGGTAGGCGGTGGTGACCCAGGCCTGCTGGTCGAGACCGTGGAGGTCGTCGCCGATGGTGCGGATCGCGGTGCCGACGACGGTCTGGTCGAGGGCCGAGAGGAACATGCCGGCCATGAGGCCGTAGATGACCAGGAGGATCTGGCGGTGCGTCATGATCGGACGCTTCTCCCCCTCGGGAGCGGTCGCCGCGCGACCGGTGCGCACCTCGGTGGATGCCGTTGCTGTTGACATGGTGTTCTTTCTCGCGAGGACCGACAAGGGCCGAGCGCAGGATCACCTCGGGTGGCGACCGCGCGCGGCAAGATTGTGCAGGTCTGCAAGTTTACGCGATGCGCATGTCTGCATCAACGCAAAAGGACGACATTTTTCTCGAGGGTGACTTCCGTCCTTCGAGCGCTGGCTCAGGGACCCCACTGCTGCCAGGGTGGGCCCATGAGACATGCGCGGAGGATCGTCGCAGCAGCCGCCATGCTGGCGCTCGTCGTCGGGGCTCTCGCCGGATGCGCCACGCCAGCGGTCGACCGCGGAGGCTGCGTGCCGCGGTTCTCGATCGAGCCGGGGGTGGCACGCGTCGGCGACTCCCTCGAGTTCTCTTCCCGGGACGTCTGCGCGGTGGACGTGCCTCGCACTGGCTGGAGGGTTGCGATCCTCGTCCCCGGCAGCGCTGAGGCGCGGGCGACAGTCCGCTCGACAGAGACGTTCGACGGCTCCTGGACGGTGCGAATCGTCGTCCCGCCCGGCGTCCCGGCTGGTCAAGCGTCCGTCACGATCACCAACTGGGACTACTCGTCCTGCCCCGACGGCGCGAGCTGCGCGGGCCCGTCCGCGGAGTTCACCGTCGAGCGGTGAGGGCCTGCCTGTCGCAGCGACGATCCGACTGCCCCCTTGAACCGGCCTTCGAGCCGTCGCGACCCCGAGGAGCTGGGCGAGCGTGATGGCGCCGCTGGCCGATACTCACTTGTAGTACCCTTGGAACATCACGATCGGCCCGCTCGCCTTACGGCTCGGGCCGATTTTCTTTTCTCCGGGGAGGGCCGAGTGGAGTATGCCAAACCATGGCTCTCAATCGAAGACCAGGTTGAGGGGCTCTTTCGCCAGGGCGTGGACGTAGGCGATCGGAACGAGGCCGGCGCTCTTCTGCGCGAGGTCGGCTACTACCGGTTGACCGGGTATCTGTATCCGTTCCGGGAGTCTGAGCGATACGTCGATGACTTCGGGCGTGAACGTGTCCGCGTCCTCAACTCGTACAAGACCGGAGCTCGCCTCCAAGAGGCTGCTGATCTCATCCATTTCGATCGCCAATTGAGGCTGCTCGTACTCGAGGGCGTCGAACGGATCGAGATCGCGCTGCGCATGCGACTCGGGTATTCGCTAGGTAGGGCTTCGGCCTTCGCGCACGAGGACGCCTCCACGTTCGTATCAGCGTTCACGAGGGCGCAGGCGGATGGGAAAGGTACGCAGCTGGCGAGCCGTCACGAGATGTGGCTGCAACGAGTGCGAGAGAGGCAGAACAACTCAGACGAGGCCTTCGTAGCTCATTTCCGCTTCAAGTACGACGACAGGATGCCGATCTGGGCCCTGACCGAGGTTCTCGAACTTGGCCATGTCGCTCGCTTGTACGCAGGACTCCGGAACGACATCGCGACAGAGATCGCCGTGGCTTTCGGTGTCCCCACAAAGCAGCTCATGCAGAGTTGGATCGCCACGCTCAATTACGTCCGGAACCTGGCAGCCCATCACGCTCGACTGTTCAACCGCAAACTCGTAAGCGCGCCCAAGCGACCCAGGGGTGATTCAGTCCCACTCCTCGCTCACCTGACGCAGCGGGAAGCACCGAAGCAGTTCGGCTCATACAGTGCATTGGCGGTCATGGCGTATCTCATGGAGTCAGCACACCCTGGCCGTGACTGGTCCGTCCGCGTCGCTACGCTCCTCCGTGACTTCCCGACCACGAATCACCTCACTGTCGAGTCCCTAGGCGTCGCCGCGGGCTGGCTGGACGAAGACCTGTGGCGACGACGCGCCTGACTCGTGAGTCAGGCGCGTCGCCGCCAGTCAGGCAGAACGATCAGGCGTGGTGCACGGCCCGACGCCGACGGGTGAAGACGGTCAGCGCGATGCCCGCAGCGAGCAGGATGCCGGCGCCGGCGAAAGGGCCAGCCGCGTTCGAGCCGGTGAAGGCGAGTTCGGGCGCGGATCCTGCGCCGCCGGTCCCGGAGCCGGAGCCGACACCCGCGGGGGTGCCTCCACCCGGGACAGCTGCCACGGGACGAGGGGTGGTGACGACGGGGTTCCGGATGACCACGGTGTAGG comes from Frondihabitans peucedani and encodes:
- a CDS encoding MarR family winged helix-turn-helix transcriptional regulator; translation: MADVFEASWERSEVGVMEALRGWSVAFAELNQHMAEWMDLPTTDAQALGQVLWADSDGEPLSPGRLGQRIGMTSGSVAVLVNRLESAGLLERSREHADRRRVTLRPTEAAKQRARAFTETSVAEIGATLHETPAQDLAAVEAFLNRMVAAATTAAERLREGRP
- a CDS encoding FAD-dependent monooxygenase; its protein translation is MSNRTAVISGASIAGLSTAWWLSRTGWEVTVIERAAQFRDGGQNVDIRGVARDVLRRMDLFEAVAARNTTETGTVLVDAQGAVTVELPSDGAGGATAELEILRGDLARTLLDHLPDDVHFVYGDSIAEVVDTSDGVAVRTAGGLDLQADLLVVAEGVRSRTRSLVFREDEVDVRDLDVTMVFGTIPRTPGDDDRWRWHNAVRGRQIHLRPDPYGTIRAILAYSPGDDVLEAGREQMLALVRARYADAGWEAPRILDAFETSPDVYVDQLQQIRMTTWHRGHVVMAGDAAWCVTPMGGGGASLALTAGYVLAAELAGSDETEMALAAFEAWMRPLVEDVQDLPRGLKAFAYPQTRPGLAVRGVVDRLMTSRPFRPLTAKLTQVAETDRALPEIRAFGGRSG
- a CDS encoding ATP-binding protein — its product is MGRAFAAACLVFGAQTLPFALRSPETMNPTWAWTVGLVLYGVLALCVVTGALARYVRPAAIALSAVFLVIVATWPFAAVDLGAILPTQPWPWYLVNVATGAAAIVLSAVVATGYALVLTTVYLLVRLTPPGGAATAEAAALESGYALILGLGTVLLIAVVRRSAASVDAAAAAAVDKYATATKDHSLEVERNEVDALLHDSVMAALLAGSRAFTPTERRYAVGLARTSLDVIADTSGSSGTDSVPLTEVGARFSAMCVELGLEASLSATGVDGATVPRAVADAFFAAALQALMNSAQHAGTDRVRRTVTAAWDDARLTVVLADDGVGFDPSRPTARLGIQKSIVGRLESIGGTAAVDSAPGRGTVVTLTWSAQGSGPAAPADPAPRGVRAEG
- a CDS encoding SDR family oxidoreductase produces the protein MEDLTGVRALVTGGTSGLGRAMAEALAEAGAEVAVTSRSAERARAAAERISGAVGIGMDTRDEEAVAQGVDGLLEAWGRIDLLVNNAGIGMRTVNPRFTTEPQGFWTVPVDGFRDVIETNLTGYFLVARAVTPSMLAAGRGRIVNISMNHSTMNRRGFTPYGPSRAGAEALSRIMAADLADTPVRVNVLLPGGITETGMLDGVDLPAGASILPASVMAAPIRWLASPAAADVHDRRIVASEFDPEAPRR
- a CDS encoding Gfo/Idh/MocA family protein, whose translation is MTTDTPGGLGAAPAAVRTKGLEPGRPTTYAILGNGWRAGVFLRLARDLPQRFRVTGVLARRPEAGADIERDFAVPTFRTLDETLAAERPDFVIVSVPWGVTPELIRTLVDRRIPVLTETPPAPDLDAMRSLWADIGSAGLVQVAEQYALMPLHAARLNLVREGVIGTPTSVHVSSTHLYHAVAMMRSFLDVAPGPVTVTSRTFGAPLIDPITPDGWTGATDEKEATTILSTLDFGQGRSGLYDFTDNQWWNPLRPDHLRIRGSKGEIDDETVVRMADPVTPVVSRIERVVSGHGMNYEGADLQHLTFEGRVAFRNEFEGGRLMDDDIGVAVLLDRVGAWTRDEGPAPYPLAEGLHDHHVGLALNEAAASGEAVTISEEPWASA
- a CDS encoding SDR family oxidoreductase, translated to MDITGNTVFIPGATSGIGLALAIRLQERGNTVVIGGRRTELLAQLETEHGFDTVRIDMADRESIREASATVLAAHPELNVVVAMAGIMRSEDWHSPAGFLADAEEVVTTNLLGPIRLIAEFVDHLRTRPAATIMTVSSGLAFVPLAITPSYDATKAGIHNLSEAIRVQLEDTSVRVVELVPPAVATDLLPGTDSHGMPLDAFADEVISLIESQPDAQEILVEAVHPLRFAEANGAYPATLARLNGFGAPTA
- a CDS encoding helix-turn-helix domain-containing protein, coding for MDRTALADFLSRHRDALQPADVGLSPGARRRVPGLKREEVALLAAMSTDYYARLEQGRGPQPSTQMLAALARALRLTGVERDYLYRIAGHSAPDSVAVSDLVSPSLLRVLDRLNDTPALILSALGETLVQNDSARALLGDVSGYSGLERSSVHRWFVRPETERWRYPEQDRDRAGRALVSILRSAYGSLGPRSRAGEMVGDLLERSAEFREIWERHEVARRFEEHKTLIHPEIGPIELDCQVLFTEDQSQTLLVLTAPPRSESDSKLRLLAVLGTQTIGEAR
- a CDS encoding helix-turn-helix domain-containing protein codes for the protein MTTTAPDISNESVTADADTSTLRERKKQRTRQLLHEVAMELVRERGLAGVTVEEICAEADVSTRTFFNYFSTKAAAAVGLTSPVLRDDVLESFHARRGDVGIVPDLCRVVAQTIDLPEDRARMKELMDLRPELVPTMHAWMNEFRGQILTAVEARIGAETAGLAVALVMSAFMVALHGPSVTSRDELAERLVRTVAEMAELAVR
- a CDS encoding MDR family MFS transporter, producing MSTATASTEVRTGRAATAPEGEKRPIMTHRQILLVIYGLMAGMFLSALDQTVVGTAIRTIGDDLHGLDQQAWVTTAYLITSTIATPIYGKLSDLFGRRPLYIFGIVVFVLGSLLSSFSTSMLMLAGFRAIQGIGAGALMSLPLAIMGDILAPRERAKYQGYFLAVFGISSVIGPLIGGLFSGASQILFITGWRWVFLVNVPIGIAALLMVLAFLHLPKVGEKRAPRIDWWGATSVIVTLAPLLLVAEQGRTWGWGSGLAIACYVIGLAGLVSFLVAETRMKDDAIIPLKLFRSGTFSMATLLGFLVGFAMFGALLTIPLYLQIVTGLTPTESGFATLPMIGGLMIASIVSGQIVSRTGRYRIFPVIGTAFTAIGFFVLTFMTIDKPLWFLMIGMFFIGLGLGQLMQTITLASQNSVSPRDMGVATSSSTFFRQIGGTLGTAVLLSVLFSLMPTNILHAMADKQDLTSALDAALTPSVASSSQNAGVMKQIWNPIVKPIKSQVQAGLDKGTAAATTAADTAVTQKVTAAIQAQVAAGAVPASAAQGLIDQQVAAAKPDAEAQALSAAAKQADASVVDGRLAVDWSDSAQRGHYVDQVVPSLVKQLDKGTSSGSSSASDTSDTSFLNGADARLTKPFMTGFNDSAVSIYWVGLGVVLLAFVLSLFFKVPPLRQNSALQEQADSSAADDDLVTRAAGAAAVAGSPTGPNTGSVPTRRR